The following coding sequences lie in one Saccharomyces mikatae IFO 1815 strain IFO1815 genome assembly, chromosome: 10 genomic window:
- the POL31 gene encoding DNA-directed DNA polymerase delta subunit POL31 (similar to Saccharomyces cerevisiae POL31 (YJR006W); ancestral locus Anc_5.175) → MDALLTKFNENRNLQNEDPSQPLKRIKIVDDNLHNRSNPFQLNYKKRDYGSQYYHIYQYRLKTFRVRVLKECNKRWDAGFTLNGQLVLKKDKVLDIQGNQPCWCVGSIYCEMKYKPNVLDEVINDTYGAPDLTKSYTDKEGGSDEIMLEDESGRVLLVGDFIRSTPFITGVVVGILGMEAEAGTFQVLDICYPTPLLQNPLPPQNVTSHSKGKIALVSGLNLNNTSPDRILRLEILREFLMGRISNKIDDLSQIGRLLICGNSIDFDIRSVTKDELMTSLTTFSKFLHNILPSIPVDMMPGTNDPSDKSLPQQPFHKSLFDKSLESYFDDSNKEVLNLVTNPYEFSYDGLDVLAISGKNINDICKYIIPSNDNVENEREIVQDENDDFKDDIEHRMDLMECTMKWQNIAPTAPDTLWCYPYADKDPFVLEKWPHVYIVANQPYFGTRLVEIGGKNIRIISVPEFSSTGMMVLLDLETLEVETVKIDI, encoded by the coding sequence ATGGATGCATTGTTAACAAAGTTTAATGAGAATAGgaatttacaaaatgaagatCCGTCTCAACCGCtaaaaaggataaaaatTGTCGATGATAACCTTCACAACCGATCGAACCCATTCCAACTAAATTATAAAAAACGTGACTACGGCTCTCAATACTACCACATTTATCAGTACCGCTTAAAGACCTTCAGAGTACgtgttttgaaagaatgtAATAAGAGATGGGATGCGGGTTTCACCTTGAATGGACAACTAGTCCTAAAGAAAGATAAAGTGTTAGATATTCAAGGAAACCAACCATGTTGGTGCGTGGGATCTATATATTGTGAAATGAAGTACAAACCAAATGTACTGGATGAGGTAATCAATGACACTTATGGTGCACCGGACTTAACAAAAAGTTATACAGATAAAGAGGGCGGTTCTGATGAAATTATGCTAGAAGATGAAAGTGGGAGAGTTCTTCTAGTGGGTGATTTTATCCGGTCCACACCTTTCATTACGGGTGTCGTTGTGGGTATACTAGGTATGGAAGCTGAAGCCGGAACGTTCCAGGTTTTAGATATATGTTATCCTACTCCCTTACTACAGAATCCTTTACCTCCGCAAAATGTTACTTCCCATTCCAAGGGAAAAATTGCTCTTGTCTCTGGATTGAATCTCAACAATACATCGCCCGATAGAATATTACGATTAGAGATTTTGAGAGAGTTTTTGATGGGAAGAATTAGTAACAAAATCGACGACCTTTCTCAGATTGGTAGACTGCTAATATGTGGTAATTCTATTGACTTCGACATCAGAAGTGTAACTAAGGATGAACTTATGACTTCTCTAACTACGTTTAGTAAGTTTTTACACAATATTTTGCCCTCTATACCCGTTGATATGATGCCTGGCACCAACGATCCAAGTGACAAATCTCTTCCTCAACAACCATTCCACAAATCATTATTCGACAAATCATTAGAGTCCTACTTCGATGACTCTAATAAAGAAGTTTTGAATTTAGTAACCAATCCTTATGAGTTTAGTTATGACGGTTTAGACGTTTTGGCCATTTCAGGTAAAAATATCAACGATATTTGTAAGTACATTATACCATCAAATGAtaatgttgaaaatgaacGCGAAATTGTGCAAGACGAGAATGATGATTTCAAAGACGACATAGAACATCGAATGGATCTTATGGAATGTACCATGAAGTGGCAAAACATCGCACCCACCGCGCCTGATACCTTATGGTGCTATCCATATGCTGACAAAGACCCATTCGTGTTAGAAAAGTGGCCCCATGTTTACATTGTAGCCAACCAGCCGTACTTTGGAACAAGACTGGTGGAAATAGGCGGTAAGAACATTAGGATAATATCTGTACCTGAGTTCAGTTCTACTGGGATGATGGTATTACTAGATTTGGAAACGTTAGAAGTAGAGACAGTTAAAATTGACATTTGA
- the SUI2 gene encoding translation initiation factor eIF2 subunit alpha (similar to Saccharomyces cerevisiae SUI2 (YJR007W); ancestral locus Anc_5.157) — MSTSHCRFYENKYPEIDDIVMVNVQQIAEMGAYVKLLEYDNIEGMILLSELSRRRIRSIQKLIRVGKNDVAVVLRVDKEKGYIDLSKRRVSSEDIIKCEEKYQKSKTVHSILRYCAEKFQIPLEELYKTIAWPLSRKFGHAYEAFKLSIIDETVWEGIEPPSKDVLDELKNYISKRLTPQAVKIRADVEVSCFSYEGIDAIKDALKSAEDMSTEQMQVKVKLVAAPLYVITTQALDKQKGIEQLETAIEKITEVITKYGGVCNITMPPKAVTATEDAELQALLESKELDNRSDSEDDEDESDDE; from the coding sequence ATGTCCACTTCTCATTGCAGATTTTATGAGAATAAATACCCAGAGATTGACGATATCGTCATGGTAAATGTCCAGCAGATTGCTGAAATGGGTGCTTACGTTAAATTGTTAGAATACGATAACATTGAAGGTATGATTCTACTGAGTGAATTGTCCCGTAGACGTATCAGATcgattcaaaaattgattcGTGTTGGTAAAAATGATGTCGCCGTTGTCCTTCGTgttgacaaagaaaaaggttaTATTGATTTATCTAAACGTCGTGTTTCTTCCGAAGATATCATTAAatgtgaagaaaaataccaaaaatCCAAGACTGTTCATTCCATTTTAAGATATTGCGCTGAAAAATTCCAGATTCCTTTGGAGGAACTATATAAAACCATTGCTTGGCCATTAAGTCGAAAATTTGGTCATGCTTACGAAGCTTTCAAATTATCCATTATTGACGAAACTGTTTGGGAAGGTATTGAACCGCCATCAAAAGATGTTTTAGATGAACTAAAGAACTACATTTCTAAAAGATTAACGCCACAAGCTGTCAAGATTAGAGCAGACGTCGAGGTATCTTGTTTCAGTTACGAAGGTATCGATGCCATCAAAGACGCATTGAAGTCTGCCGAAGATATGTCTACAGAGCAGATGCAAGTTAAGGTTAAGTTAGTTGCCGCCCCATTGTATGTCATAACCACTCAAGCCTTAGACAAGCAAAAGGGTATCGAACAATTGGAAACcgctattgaaaaaattaccGAGGTCATTACTAAATATGGCGGTGTTTGTAACATTACTATGCCACCAAAGGCTGTCACGGCCACTGAAGACGCTGAATTACAAGCTCTATTGGAAAGCAAGGAGTTAGATAACAGATCAGACTCTGAAGACGATGAGGATGAATCAGACGACGAGTAA
- the MHO1 gene encoding Mho1p (similar to Saccharomyces cerevisiae MHO1 (YJR008W); ancestral locus Anc_5.156), whose translation MTIRPATHAGSWYSNRTQELSQQLRTYLTKSTIKGPVHKARIIICPHAGYRYCGPTMAFSYASLDLNSNIKRIFILGPSHHIYFKNQVLISAFSELETPLGNLRVDSDLRRTLIQKEHPPNGRKLFKLMDHDTDMAEHSLEMQLPMLVETLKWRGISLDAVEVVPMMVSHNSIDVDRCIGEILSEYIKDPSNLFIVSSDFCHWGRRFQYTGYVGSKEELNEAIQEETEVEMLTARSKLSHHQVPIWQSIEIMDRYAMKTLSDTPNAERYDAWKQYLEITGNTICGEKPISVVLSALSKIGETGTSNIKFQWPNYSQSSHVTSIDDSSVSYTSGYVTIE comes from the coding sequence atgacaatacGTCCAGCAACACACGCAGGCTCATGGTACTCTAACAGGACCCAAGAATTATCTCAACAACTACGTACCTACCTAACCAAGAGTACAATCAAAGGCCCGGTTCATAAGGCCCGGATTATAATATGCCCTCATGCCGGTTATAGGTATTGTGGACCCACGATGGCCTTCTCGTACGCATCATTGGATTTAAACAGTAacataaaaagaatattcatACTGGGACCATCACATCATATCTATTTTAAAAATCAAGTACTGATTAGTGCATTCAGTGAACTGGAGACGCCCTTAGGTAACTTGAGAGTGGATAGTGACTTGCGTAGAACATTAATACAGAAGGAGCACCCTCCCAACGGAAGGAAGCTGTTCAAGTTGATGGACCATGATACTGATATGGCTGAACATTCTTTAGAAATGCAGCTACCCATGTTGGTGGAAACTTTAAAATGGAGAGGAATTTCTCTAGATGCGGTTGAAGTAGTACCTATGATGGTTTCTCATAACAGTATTGATGTTGATCGTTGCATTGGTGAAATTTTATCAGAATATATCAAGGATCCAAGCAACTTATTTATTGTAAGCAGTGATTTTTGTCATTGGGGCCGCAGATTCCAGTACACTGGGTACGTCGGAAGCAAAGAAGAGTTGAATGAAGCCATCCAAGAGGAAACAGAGGTGGAAATGTTAACTGCTAGGAGTAAACTGTCACATCATCAAGTGCCTATTTGGCAGTCTATTGAAATCATGGACAGGTATGCGATGAAAACCCTAAGTGATACCCCAAATGCTGAAAGATACGATGCCTGGAAACAATACTTGGAAATCACTGGAAACACCATATGTGGCGAAAAACCAATAAGTGTAGTACTAAGTGCTCTATCCAAGATCGGTGAGACCGGTACTTCCAATATTAAATTTCAATGGCCCAATTATTCACAGAGTTCTCATGTGACAAGTATTGACGATAGTAGTGTCAGTTATACTTCAGGGTATGTTACTATAGAATAG
- the TDH2 gene encoding glyceraldehyde-3-phosphate dehydrogenase (phosphorylating) TDH2 (similar to Saccharomyces cerevisiae TDH3 (YGR192C) and TDH2 (YJR009C); ancestral locus Anc_5.155): MVRVAINGFGRIGRLVMRIALQRKNVEVVALNDPFISNDYSAYMFKYDSTHGRYAGEVSHDDKHIIVDGHKIATFQERDPANLPWGSLKIDIAIDSTGVFKELDTAQKHIDAGAKKVVITAPSSTAPMFVMGVNEEKYTSDLKIVSNASCTTNCLAPLAKVINDAFGIEEGLMTTVHSMTATQKTVDGPSHKDWRGGRTASGNIIPSSTGAAKAVGKVLPELQGKLTGMAFRVPTVDVSVVDLTVKLNKETTYDEIKKVVKAAAEGKLKGVLGYTEDAVVSSDFLGDSNSSIFDAAAGIQLSPKFVKLVSWYDNEYGYSTRVVDLVEHVAKA, translated from the coding sequence atggtTAGAGTTGCTATTAACGGTTTCGGTAGAATCGGTAGATTGGTTATGAGAATTGCTttgcaaagaaagaacGTCGAAGTTGTTGCTTTGAACGATCCTTTCATCTCCAACGACTACTCTGCTTACATGTTCAAGTACGACTCTACTCACGGTAGATACGCTGGTGAAGTTTCCCACGATGACAAGCACATCATCGTCGATGGTCACAAGATCGCCACTTTCCAAGAAAGAGACCCAGCTAACTTGCCATGGGGTTCTCTAAAGATTGACATCGCCATTGACTCCACTGGTGTTTTCAAGGAATTGGACACTGCTCAAAAGCACATTGACGCTGGTGCCAAGAAGGTTGTCATCACTGCTCCATCTTCTACCGCCCCAATGTTCGTCATGGGTGTCAACGAAGAAAAGTACACTTCCGACTTGAAGATCGTTTCCAACGCTTCTTGTACCACCAACTGTTTGGCTCCATTGGCCAAGGTTATCAACGATGCTTTCGGTATTGAAGAAGGTTTGATGACCACTGTCCACTCCATGACCGCTACCCAAAAGACTGTTGACGGTCCATCCCACAAGGACTGGAGAGGTGGTAGAACCGCTTCTGGTAACATCATCCCATCCTCCACTGGTGCCGCTAAGGCTGTCGGTAAGGTCTTGCCAGAATTGCAAGGTAAGTTGACCGGTATGGCTTTCAGAGTCCCAACCGTCGATGTCTCCGTTGTTGACTTGACTGTCAAGTTGAACAAGGAAACCACCTACGATGAAATCAAGAAGGTTGTCAAGGCTGCCGCTGAAGGTAAGTTGAAGGGTGTCTTGGGTTACACTGAAGACGCTGTTGTCTCCTCTGACTTCTTGGGTGACTCTAACTCTTCCATCTTCGATGCTGCCGCTGGTATCCAATTGTCTCCAAAGTTCGTCAAATTGGTTTCCTGGTACGACAACGAATACGGTTACTCTACCAGAGTTGTCGACTTGGTTGAACACGTTGCCAAGGCTTAA
- the MET3 gene encoding sulfate adenylyltransferase (similar to Saccharomyces cerevisiae MET3 (YJR010W); ancestral locus Anc_5.154), with protein sequence MPAPHGGTLQDLIARDASKKNELLSEAQSSDVLVWNLTPRQLCDIELILNGGFSPLTGFLNENDYSSVVTDSRLADGTLWTIPITLDVDEAFANQLKAETRIALFQDDEIPIAILTVQDVYKPNKSIEAEKVFRGDPEHPAISYLFNVAGDYYVGGSLEAIQLPQHYDYPGLRKTPAQLRLEFQSRQWDRVVAFQTRNPMHRAHRELTVRAAREANAKVLIHPVVGLTKPGDIDHHTRVRVYQEIIKRYPNGIAFLSLLPLAMRMSGDREAVWHAIIRKNYGASHFIVGRDHAGPGKNSKGVDFYGPYDAQELVESYKHELDIEVVPFRMVTYLPDEDRYAPIDQIDTTTTRTLNISGTELRRRLRVGGEIPEWFSYPEVVKILRESNPPRPKQGFAIVLGDSLTVSREQLSIALLSTFLQFGGGRYYKIFEHSNKTELLSLIQDFIGSGSGLIIPSQWESEKDSFVGEQNIYLLDTSSSADIKLDETNEPISHIVQKVVLFLEDNGFFVF encoded by the coding sequence ATGCCTGCTCCTCACGGTGGTACTTTACAAGACTTGATTGCAAGAGATGcgtcaaagaaaaacgaaTTGTTATCTGAAGCTCAATCTTCGGATGTTTTAGTGTGGAACTTGACTCCAAGACAACTTTGTGATATTGAACTGATCTTGAATGGTGGGTTCTCTCCTCTAACTGGTTTTTTGAACGAAAACGATTATTCCTCAGTTGTTACAGACTCCAGGTTAGCAGACGGCACTTTGTGGACTATCCCTATTACATTAGACGTTGACGAAGCCTTCGCCAACCAACTCAAAGCAGAGACAAGGATTGCCCTATTccaagatgatgaaattcCTATTGCTATACTTACCGTTCAGGATGTTTACAAGCCAAACAAGTCTATCGAAGCCGAAAAGGTCTTTAGAGGTGATCCAGAACATCCAGCTATTAGCTACTTATTCAACGTTGCTGGTGATTATTATGTCGGCGGTTCTTTAGAGGCCATTCAATTGCCTCAACATTACGACTACCCCGGTCTGCGTAAGACTCCTGCCCAATTAAGACTTGAATTCCAATCAAGACAATGGGACCGTGTCGTCGCTTTCCAAACTCGTAATCCAATGCACAGAGCCCACAGAGAGCTAACTGTGAGAGCGGCCAGGGAAGCTAATGCCAAGGTGTTGATCCATCCAGTTGTTGGGTTAACTAAACCCGGTGATATTGACCACCACACTCGTGTTCGTGTCTACCAAGAAATTATAAAGCGTTATCCTAATGGTATAGCTTTCTTGTCCTTGTTGCCGTTAGCAATGAGAATGAGTGGAGATAGAGAAGCCGTATGGCACGCAATTATTAGAAAGAACTACGGTGCCTCTCACTTCATTGTTGGTAGAGACCACGCAGGCCCAGGTAAGAACTCCAAGGGTGTCGATTTCTACGGTCCATACGATGCCCAAGAGTTGGTTGAATCCTACAAACATGAATTAGATATCGAGGTTGTTCCATTCAGAATGGTCACTTATTTACCAGACGAAGATCGTTATGCTCCAATCGACCAAATTGACACCACAACGACAAGGACTTTAAATATTTCCGGTACAGAACTGAGACGTCGTTTAAGAGTTGGCGGCGAGATTCCTGAATGGTTTTCATACCCTGAAGTGGTTAAAATATTGAGAGAATCAAATCCACCAAGACCCAAACAAGGGTTTGCTATTGTTCTAGGTGATTCGTTAACCGTCTCTCGTGAACAATTATCTATTGCCTTGTTGTCAACGTTCTTGCAATTTGGTGGTGGCAGATACTATAAGATCTTTGAACACAGTAATAAAACAGAGTTACTATCTTTGATTCAGGATTTCATTGGTTCGGGTAGCGGTTTGATTATTCCAAGCCAATGGGAAAGTGAAAAGGATTCTTTTGTTGGCGAACAAAATATTTACTTATTAGACACCTCAAGTTCGGCTGACATTAAGCTAGATGAAACAAATGAACCTATTTCACACattgttcaaaaagttGTCTTATTCTTGGAAGACAATGGCTTTTTTGTGTTTTAA
- the SPC1 gene encoding signal peptidase complex subunit SPC1 (similar to Saccharomyces cerevisiae SPC1 (YJR010C-A); ancestral locus Anc_5.151), which yields MSAILQEVQRKLIFPIDFPSQRKTEKLQQLSLTIGAVLACILGFAQQSLNVLLVVYGISCAVTLIFVLPAYPWYNKQKLRWVQPKIEINVDQYD from the coding sequence ATGTCCGCTATACTACAAGAGGTACAAAGAAAGctaatttttccaatagATTTTCCTAGCCAGcgaaaaacagaaaaactTCAGCAATTATCACTCACGATCGGAGCCGTATTAGCATGTATATTAGGATTTGCACAACAGTCTTTAAATGTTTTGTTAGTTGTGTATGGAATAAGTTGTGCGGTTACTTTAATATTTGTTTTACCAGCTTATCCATGGTATAATAAACAGAAATTGAGATGGGTACaaccaaaaattgaaatcaATGTCGACCAATACGACTAA
- the CAL4 gene encoding Cal4p (similar to Saccharomyces cerevisiae YJR011C; ancestral locus Anc_5.150), translating into MNQTESSAGKVLSLQTKLFLNDGISENNKKNVILLNQIVPFILNTSHYMTDLMYVLYYLAQKQDDTFSNANGTCTSHREELLALKNDICERVYDLRTGFRLLLDSCELDHFETPGKCRHLIDKVLVISIYGVNRFIFQELNRLNVDFKEEFTLQMQNCLLGFVNLYKFLNKIPMNKQESQMNDLQMNVLVSVLQKELLPIWKFQLDLFNCKLFNEISKDKDLINMYREATNDCAVDVNKGEPFIRYVNWLKDQIIGEMTV; encoded by the coding sequence ATGAATCAAACAGAATCTAGTGCGGGCAAAGTCTTGTCTTTGCAAACCAAACTCTTTCTGAACGATGGGATATCAGAGaacaataagaaaaatgttATACTGCTAAACCAAATTGTACCGTTTATTCTGAATACTTCACATTATATGACAGATCTGATGTACGTTCTGTATTATCTGGCACAAAAGCAGGACGACACATTCTCAAATGCAAACGGTACATGTACGTCCCATAGAGAAGAACTTCTTGCGTTAAAGAATGATATTTGTGAACGAGTTTACGATTTGAGGACAGGTTTCCGCTTATTGCTGGATAGTTGTGAGTTAGATCATTTTGAAACGCCAGGAAAATGTCGACATTTGATTGATAAAGTTTTAGTCATCTCTATTTATGGAGTAAACAGATTCATTTTTCAGGAATTGAATAGATTGAATGTTGATTTTAAAGAGGAATTTACTTTACAAATGCAGAATTGTTTGTTAGGATTCGTTAATCTCTATAAATTTCTAAACAAGATTCCCATGAATAAACAAGAGTCACAGATGAACGATTTACAGATGAATGTATTAGTTAGTGTGTTGCAGAAGGAATTGCTTCCCATTTGGAAATTTCAGTTGgatcttttcaattgtaAATTGTTTAATGAGATTTCTAAAGATAAAGACTTGATTAACATGTACAGAGAAGCTACGAATGACTGTGCTGTTGATGTTAACAAGGGTGAGCCATTCATAAGATATGTCAATTGGCTAAAAGACCAAATTATCGGTGAAATGACAGTGTAA
- the SMKI10G2140 gene encoding uncharacterized protein (similar to Saccharomyces cerevisiae YJR012C; ancestral locus Anc_5.148), translating to MVEGGELSYEELLDHILNNKPIPNIVEVANTTLDENLATSSSLKPRVRPWEGHQQHQPHQQLQDPRADISLSIDQESLEGINSLSKLSEYYDIQSKLQMNDGGYNSNDDNNDGNNSDNDTATVKRIVK from the coding sequence ATGGTGGAAGGTGGTGAACTTAGTTATGAAGAGTTACTAGATCATATTTTAAACAATAAGCCCATACCTAATATCGTTGAAGTAGCAAATACTACGCTAGATGAAAATTTAgctacttcttcttcattgaaaCCAAGAGTCAGGCCTTGGGAAGGACACCAGCAGCATCAACCTCATCAGCAATTACAAGATCCAAGAGCTGATATATCTCTGAGTATTGATCAAGAGAGCCTGGAAGGCATAAACTCATTATCAAAGCTGTCTGAATACTACGATATACAGTCTAAGTTGCAGATGAACGATGGTGGTTATAATAGTAATGacgataataatgatggTAATAATAGTGATAACGACACGGCTACAGTAAAAAGGATAGTCAAGTAA
- the GPI14 gene encoding glycosylphosphatidylinositol-alpha 1,4 mannosyltransferase I (similar to Saccharomyces cerevisiae GPI14 (YJR013W); ancestral locus Anc_5.147) has protein sequence MAGEDWGLIVVSFLARVGFFLFGIYQDANFKVRYTDIDYFVFHDAAKYVYEGKSPYSRDTYRYTPLLSWLLVPDHFFGFFHLGKIIFVIFDLITGLIIMKLLNQAISKKKALILKSIWLLNPMVITISTRGNAESVLCCLIMFTLYYLQKGRYAIAGLFYGLSIHFKIYPIIYCIPITVFIYYRKSKQGSRAQLTSLLNIGLSTLMTLLGCGYAMYKMYGYDFLDQAYLYHLYRTDHRHNFSIWNMLLYLDSANKSNRESNLSKYAFVPQLLLVLIIGCLEWWNPTFDNLLSVLFVQTFAFVTYNKVCTSQYFVWYLIFLPFYLSRSHISWKKGLLMAILWVATQGIWLSQGYYLEFEGKNVFFPELFGASVLFFLTNVWLLAQFITDLKTPLPVTKINQEKIN, from the coding sequence ATGGCTGGCGAAGACTGGGGCTTGATTGTGGTGTCCTTCTTGGCAAGAGTTGGATTTTTCCTCTTCGGTATTTACCAAGATGCTAATTTTAAAGTGAGATATACCGATATCGACTATTTTGTGTTTCATGATGCTGCCAAGTATGTATATGAGGGCAAATCACCTTATTCAAGGGATACATACCGTTATACACCACTATTAAGTTGGCTGTTAGTTCCAgatcatttttttggattttttcatctgGGGAAGATCATATTTGTTATCTTCGATCTGATCACTGGACTCATAATAATGAAGCTTTTAAACCAGGCCatttccaaaaagaaagcttTGATATTAAAAAGTATTTGGCTACTGAATCCGATGGTTATTACTATCAGCACCAGAGGAAATGCTGAAAGCGTACTTTGCTGTTTAATAATGTTCACATTGTATTATCTACAAAAGGGCAGGTACGCAATAGCAGGTCTCTTCTATGGTCTCTCCATTCATTTCAAGATATACCCAATAATTTATTGCATCCCGATAACGGTTTTTATATATTACAGAAAGAGCAAACAAGGTTCAAGAGCGCAACTAACATCACTACTCAATATCGGTTTGAGCACACTGATGACTTTGCTGGGTTGTGGCTATGCAATGTACAAAATGTATGGATACGATTTTTTGGATCAGGCATACTTGTATCACTTGTATAGAACAGATCATAGGCACAATTTTTCGATATGGAACATGCTATTATATTTAGATTCTGCAAATAAGAGCAATAGGGAGTCTAATTTGTCAAAATATGCATTCGTGCCTCAATTACTGCTCGTCTTGATAATTGGGTGTCTTGAGTGGTGGAATCCAACATTTGATAACCTACTGAGTGTCTTATTTGTTCAAACGTTTGCCTTCGTTACATACAACAAAGTTTGCACATCACAATATTTTGTCTGGTACTTGATCTTTTTACCATTTTACCTGTCAAGATCACACATTAGTTGGAAGAAGGGTCTTCTAATGGCGATACTTTGGGTAGCGACGCAGGGAATTTGGCTGAGTCAAGGCTACTATTTAGAATTTGAAGGCAAGAATGTATTTTTTCCTGAACTCTTTGGAGCGAGcgtattattttttctgacTAACGTGTGGCTACTGGCTCAATTCATCACCGATCTCAAGACACCGTTGCCAGTCACAAAGATTaaccaagaaaagatcaacTGA
- the TMA22 gene encoding Tma22p (similar to Saccharomyces cerevisiae TMA22 (YJR014W); ancestral locus Anc_5.144): MLKEVIYCGVCSYPPEYCEFSGKLKRCKVWLSDNHADLYAKLYGADDNAQEEVEAVTNKLAESSIGEAREEKLEKDLLKIQKKQENREQRELAKKLSSKVIIKREARTKRKYIVAISGLEVFDIDMKKLAKTFASRFATGCSVSKNAEKKEEVVIQGDVMDEVETYIHSLLEEKGLKDVKVETIDAKKKKKPAAEGAAK; encoded by the coding sequence aTGTTGAAAGAAGTCATCTATTGTGGAGTTTGCTCATACCCACCAGAATACTGCGAATTTTCAGGTAAATTAAAACGTTGCAAAGTTTGGCTATCTGACAACCATGCAGACCTTTATGCAAAACTATATGGTGCTGATGATAATGCACAAGAGGAAGTAGAAGCCGTAACCAACAAATTGGCCGAATCCAGTATTGGTGAAgcaagagaagaaaagctGGAAAAGGACCTgttgaaaattcaaaagaaacaggAAAACAGGGAACAGAGAGAATTGGCCAAAAAGCTGTCATCGAAGGTGATCATCAAAAGAGAAGCCAGAACCAAGAGAAAGTACATTGTCGCTATCTCTGGGTTAGAAGTCTTCGACATCGACATGAAAAAACTAGCCAAAACATTTGCGTCTAGGTTCGCCACAGGGTGTTCTGTGTCGAAGAATGcagagaagaaagaagaggtTGTCATTCAAGGTGACGTGATGGATGAAGTGGAAACCTATATACATTCCTTGCTGGAAGAAAAGGGCTTAAAAGACGTTAAAGTGGAAACCATCGATGctaagaagaagaagaagcctGCTGCAGAAGGGGCTGCCAAATAA